A single window of Micrococcaceae bacterium Sec5.1 DNA harbors:
- a CDS encoding SDR family NAD(P)-dependent oxidoreductase, translating into MSEHWTETEQHPIGSGFGHGSTATEVIDGINLQGKTAIVTGGYSGLGLETVRALVSAGADVTVPARRLEHARSVLADAGLSAAVHVEHMDLADQDSVKDFAARYLAGHEKLDVLINNAAIMASPEQRVGPGWEAQFATNHLGHYTLVNTLWPALEASGNARVVSLSSTGHKISRVRFEDFNFSTGYDKWQAYGQAKTANALFAVELDRLGRESGVRSFAVHPGGIMTELQRHLPKEEMVAAGWMDAEGKVREGFKTPEQGAATSVWAATSPALAGMGGVYCEDCDIANPTDKASPLARYQGVDAHAVDKADARKLWALSAELTGINAFG; encoded by the coding sequence ATGAGCGAACATTGGACAGAGACAGAGCAGCATCCCATCGGCTCCGGATTTGGGCACGGATCCACTGCCACGGAGGTCATTGACGGGATCAACCTGCAGGGCAAGACGGCAATCGTAACGGGAGGCTATTCCGGGTTGGGATTGGAGACCGTGCGGGCCCTGGTCTCGGCCGGGGCTGACGTAACGGTACCTGCCAGGCGGCTTGAGCACGCCCGCTCCGTCCTCGCGGACGCAGGCCTCTCCGCGGCCGTCCACGTGGAGCACATGGACCTCGCCGATCAGGACAGCGTCAAGGATTTTGCCGCCCGCTACCTGGCCGGCCACGAAAAGCTGGACGTCCTGATCAACAACGCTGCCATCATGGCCAGTCCTGAACAACGTGTCGGGCCAGGCTGGGAAGCCCAGTTCGCCACCAACCATTTGGGGCACTACACATTGGTCAACACCTTGTGGCCGGCGTTGGAGGCATCAGGGAATGCGCGCGTTGTCTCATTGTCATCGACCGGGCACAAGATCTCACGGGTCCGGTTCGAGGACTTCAATTTCAGCACCGGTTATGACAAGTGGCAGGCCTACGGGCAGGCAAAGACAGCCAACGCCCTCTTTGCGGTGGAACTCGACCGCCTGGGCCGTGAATCCGGTGTACGGTCGTTCGCCGTCCATCCAGGCGGGATCATGACCGAGTTGCAGCGGCACCTCCCCAAGGAGGAAATGGTGGCCGCAGGCTGGATGGACGCCGAGGGCAAGGTGCGCGAAGGTTTCAAGACGCCGGAGCAAGGGGCAGCTACGTCAGTTTGGGCGGCGACGTCCCCGGCTTTGGCCGGCATGGGCGGTGTCTACTGCGAGGACTGTGACATTGCCAATCCGACCGACAAGGCGTCTCCGCTGGCGCGCTACCAGGGAGTCGACGCCCACGCGGTGGACAAGGCCGACGCAAGGAAGCTGTGGGCGTTGTCGGCAGAGCTGACGGGGATCAACGCGTTCGGCTAA
- the moeB gene encoding molybdopterin-synthase adenylyltransferase MoeB, whose translation MASILAAHPAPAVLPPLVEPADALTPAEVERYSRHLIIPEIGALGQRRLKNAKVLVIGAGGLGSPALLYLAAAGVGTLGIVDDDDVDLSNLQRQVIHGVKDVGTPKIESARKAIEELNPLVDVVLHNVRLDSSNALELFADYDLILDGADNFATRYLVNDAAAILGKPYVWGSIFRFDGQVSVFWAEHGPSYRDLYPEAPPAGSVPSCGEGGVFGMLCAAVGSLMVTEAVKLITGVGRSLLGRVALFDALGGSWREIKVSKDPEAEPITELMDYEAFCGVTPAAATDLEHTVTAKDLARMLTEREAGERDFELVDVRESGEHSIVNIDGSVLIPQGRILSGEAWVELPQDRDIVFHCKAGTRSAAVLEAAQKAGYTRVSHLDGGILAWVRDVEPEKPVY comes from the coding sequence ATGGCCTCAATTCTTGCTGCCCACCCCGCGCCCGCTGTCCTGCCGCCCCTCGTTGAACCGGCCGACGCACTAACGCCGGCCGAGGTGGAACGGTACTCCCGGCATCTCATCATTCCGGAAATCGGCGCTCTGGGCCAACGCAGGCTTAAGAATGCGAAAGTTCTTGTCATCGGTGCCGGCGGGCTGGGATCTCCAGCGTTGCTGTATCTCGCCGCGGCGGGTGTAGGAACCCTGGGAATAGTTGACGACGACGACGTAGACCTCAGCAACCTGCAGCGGCAGGTCATCCACGGGGTCAAGGACGTGGGCACCCCCAAAATCGAATCTGCGCGGAAGGCCATTGAGGAGCTTAACCCTCTGGTGGATGTTGTCCTGCACAACGTCCGCCTTGACTCCTCAAACGCCTTGGAACTGTTCGCCGATTACGATCTCATCCTGGACGGCGCTGACAACTTTGCCACCCGTTACCTGGTAAACGACGCCGCCGCGATTTTGGGCAAGCCGTACGTTTGGGGCTCCATCTTCCGCTTCGATGGCCAGGTCAGCGTCTTCTGGGCCGAGCACGGCCCCAGCTACCGGGATCTCTACCCGGAAGCCCCGCCTGCTGGCTCAGTGCCTTCATGCGGTGAGGGTGGAGTCTTCGGTATGTTGTGTGCCGCCGTTGGATCCCTCATGGTGACGGAGGCAGTGAAGCTGATTACCGGCGTCGGGCGTTCCTTGCTTGGCCGTGTGGCGCTGTTCGATGCCCTTGGCGGCAGCTGGCGCGAAATCAAGGTGTCCAAGGACCCTGAAGCGGAGCCCATCACCGAACTCATGGATTATGAAGCATTCTGTGGGGTGACTCCGGCTGCTGCCACTGACCTGGAGCACACCGTCACCGCGAAGGACCTTGCCCGGATGTTGACAGAGCGGGAAGCTGGTGAACGCGACTTTGAATTGGTGGACGTGCGCGAGTCCGGCGAGCACAGCATCGTGAACATCGACGGCTCGGTCCTCATCCCGCAGGGCAGGATTCTTTCAGGCGAGGCCTGGGTCGAGTTGCCGCAGGACAGAGACATCGTGTTCCACTGCAAGGCAGGGACGCGCTCTGCTGCGGTCCTGGAGGCCGCGCAGAAGGCAGGCTACACCCGCGTCAGCCATCTCGACGGCGGCATCCTCGCCTGGGTCCGCGACGTCGAGCCCGAAAAGCCCGTCTACTAG
- a CDS encoding TetR/AcrR family transcriptional regulator, giving the protein MYACRCRPVILPTGTVVITAKERRQTVADGTRANDGAPAKQERTGSTRSARLPRDERRAQLLNAALEVFVSNGFHGAAMDEIAETAHVSKPVLYQHFPSKRELYMALLDSHLAALTDLMLNALNSTTDNKERVKAVMRAYYRFIADDDQAHRLVFESDLINDPDVSSRLETFNKTFADAVAHVIAEDTKLPPLEAQLLGRGLAGMAQVSARYWLETDGNLDLDVASDLIYRLAWRGISRFPKES; this is encoded by the coding sequence ATGTATGCCTGCCGATGCCGCCCGGTCATATTACCCACCGGTACAGTGGTCATAACTGCAAAGGAAAGGCGGCAGACTGTGGCTGACGGCACACGGGCAAACGATGGAGCACCAGCAAAGCAAGAACGGACTGGTTCGACGCGTTCAGCAAGGTTGCCCCGGGACGAGCGCCGCGCACAGTTGCTTAACGCCGCCTTGGAAGTTTTCGTGTCCAACGGCTTCCATGGTGCCGCCATGGACGAAATCGCCGAGACAGCGCATGTGAGCAAGCCGGTCCTGTATCAACACTTCCCTTCCAAGCGCGAGCTGTACATGGCGCTGCTGGACAGCCACCTGGCTGCCCTTACCGATTTGATGCTCAATGCGCTGAACTCAACCACGGACAACAAAGAGCGTGTGAAGGCAGTCATGCGGGCCTACTACAGGTTCATTGCCGACGACGACCAAGCACACCGGCTGGTTTTCGAGTCTGACCTCATTAATGACCCCGATGTCAGCTCGCGCTTGGAGACCTTCAACAAAACGTTCGCGGACGCAGTGGCCCACGTCATCGCCGAGGACACCAAGTTGCCCCCTCTGGAGGCGCAGCTCCTGGGCCGGGGACTTGCAGGAATGGCGCAGGTCAGCGCCCGCTACTGGCTCGAAACCGATGGAAACCTCGACCTCGATGTAGCCAGCGATCTGATCTATCGTTTAGCTTGGCGCGGAATCAGTCGATTCCCCAAAGAGTCCTAG
- a CDS encoding DUF3107 domain-containing protein: MEVKIGIQNVGREIVLESALDADAVAKIVGEAISKGSDLRLTDEKGRQIIVPGSVLGYVEIGAEEVRRVGFGAL, from the coding sequence GTGGAAGTAAAGATCGGCATTCAGAATGTTGGCCGTGAAATCGTGCTCGAATCCGCACTCGATGCTGATGCTGTAGCCAAGATTGTCGGAGAGGCCATCTCCAAGGGTTCGGATCTGCGGCTCACGGATGAGAAAGGCCGCCAGATCATCGTTCCCGGCAGCGTGTTGGGATACGTTGAAATTGGTGCTGAGGAAGTCCGCCGCGTCGGTTTCGGCGCACTCTAG